ATCAAAATGCCTTTGCAGATAATCAAAACCTCTTTGCAGACAAACAAAATGCCTTTGCAGACCATCAAACCCTCTTTGCACGTAATCAATCGTGAATTGCGACAACACAAAACCCTATCGCAAAACAACAATCGTCAATTGCGTCAAAACAAAACCCCATTGCATCTCAATAATCGCATTTTGCGATAGCCTTATCATACATCGTAAGCCCGCAATCACCAAAAGCGAAAATTAGCTATTTATAACGTGAGTTCGATGTAAGTATAATATATTGATTCTCAGTTCACCATTAGATTGTTGCTTTGTCATGCTGAACGAAGTGAAATCCGAAGGATTCGCTGAAAGCAAACATCTGAATTTTAGATAATTAGATCCATCGCTTCGTTCAGGATGACACCTTGCATTGAGCTGACGTTATTTATAAAGAACTCCAATTTATTTGTGTGATGATGGTTTTGGGAAGTTCATCGCTTTTTGATAGTTTTACTAGCTGTGGATGGAAACGTAGTTTTCAACCCACAAGCAGAGACAACAAGCGGAAAACCGTTATGCGGATACAAAAACCTAGCGTAACAAATAGAACTGTTTTGTAAAACTAATTGCAGTAAAAAGAATACGAATTATTTATTAACTACCCAATGAAAATATATCTTGACTATAATGCTACAACTCCTATCGACAAAGAAGTAGCGCAAACAATGCAACCCTATCTTTATGGCTATTTTGGTAACCCATCAAGTGCTCATAGTTTTGGAAAAGAAACAAAACGAGCTGTAGAAAACGCTCGGGTACAGGTTGCCACAGCAATTAATTGCAAACCTAATGAGATTATTTTTACCAGTGGAGGAACAGAATCGAATAATTATTCCATAAAAGGATTTGCATTCGCCAATGAGCATAAAGGAAATCATATTATAACATCTACCATTGAGCACCCTGCCGTAATTGAAGTATGCAAATACCTAGGGAAAAGAGGATTTCAAATCTCATATATTCCAGTTGATGAATTCGGATTGCTTCAGCTGGATGAGTTGGAAAAGGCGATTACTCCAAAAACTATTCTTATCTCCGTAATGCACGCCAACAACGAAATAGGAACTATTCAGCCAATCTCAAAAATTGCCGAAATTGCCCGTAAATTCAATATAGTATTCCATACCGATGCTGCACAATCGTTGGGAAAATGCGCTGTTGATGTAAAAGAAATGGGAGTTGACTTATTGTCCATTGCAGGTCATAAATTGCATGCACCTAAAGGCATTGGGGCTTTGTATATTAGGAATGGTTTGGTTTTAGAGAAACTTATCCATGGGGCTGATCATGAACAGAATAAGCGTGCAGGAACCGAGAATGTGCTTGAAATCGTAGGATTAGGCAAAGCTTGTGAAATTGCCCATTGCGATTTGAGCAAAAATATGGAGCATTTAAAGAAAATGAGGGATTTGCTCCATAACCAATTACTCAATAAACTCACAGAAATCAAGTTAAATGGTCATTCACAATTACGACTCCCCAACACATTAAACCTTAGCTTTAAAGGATTGGAGGCTAATATCCTTTTAAACGAATTGGAGCTAAAGGGAATTGCCGCTTCAGCGGGAGCCGCTTGCCATACCGACTCAATTAAACTTTCATCAGTATTAACAGCCATTAAGCTAGATACTGATTTTGCAATGGGAACCATTCGATTTTCCGTAGGACGACAAACTACGGTAGCCGAAATAAACCAAGCATCTGAAATAATTGTGGATATTGTAAAGCGATTAAGATCATCTTAAACTATTTACGTACAAGAATACAACATGCCAAATATTTAACCCCGTTAAATCGGATGTAGGAAAGCCAAACATTGAATTGGATTGAAGATATGGCTCAACTATTAGGATTTTGCAGATTTTTCCTTTTCCTACCACTGATCATTCCCTGAGGCATCTATGATTGCTTCTGAGATAGTTCTAATCATCTCCCAAATAGCTTCGAATGCCCCTAAGATGACTTTGAATACCTCCATAAATAGTGCTTTTTTGAAAAAAAATCTTCAGATAGCTGGTAATTTTTTGCAAACGGCTTAAATTGTCTATAAATTTAAAAATTTTGTATTTAACTCTTTCAATATTGATGTTGTTTTAGATATGGCTTTAGAGAAACATAATAAACGGGACGAGAATTTGTCGATACTTGAGTTTCTGGAAGAAGCTCAGATGCTTATTCGAGGTGGTTTTTGGTATTGGGATATTTCAAAACCTGCTATAGAATATAGCAATCAAGTATTTAACCACCTTGGCTTTAAACTAAAAAACTCTTACACATCAATCGCTAAAGTATTCCAACTTATTCATCCTAATGATAGGAACTTAGTTGAAATTGCAGTAAAAGATCTTATTGATGGCAAGGCCGAAAGCAAAGAAATTGAATTTAGAGCAAAGATTGAGGATGGTAGTTGGAAAGCGTTTTTAGTAAGAGCCGCAATAGCATCCAAGGATAATAATGGGAAGCCAAAAGTAATTGTTGGATCTATAATAGATATAAGCCACCAGAAAGAACTATTACAAAAAATAGAGTTAAGCGAAAGAAGGTTAAAAAAAACACAACGAATCGCTCATATAGGCAGTTGGGAAAGTAAACCATTGGAGGGTTCAGATTACTGGTCAAAGGAAACATATAAAATCTTCGGTTTTAAAAAAGGTTCAGTAAAACCTAGTATCCAATTAATTGCTCCATATATTAATTCGGATGATTTATTAGCCTTAAATAAAAAATTTGATGATATAAAAAGGTCAACTGACAGGAATCTTTTCAACTCCATTTTTAGGTATATAGGACCCGATCAGGTTGAGAAAAATTTGCAAATTACAGTTGAAGTTGATCGGGATATAGCAAATAATCTAGTTAAATGGCATGGGGTTGTATATGATATTACAACTAATATAAAATACGAAAGGAAGCTAAAAGAGGATAAAGAAAACTTAATGTCGTTGGTAAAGAACTTACCAGCAATGGTTTATGCTATTGATCATAATAACAGCATCGTATTTTGGAACAAAGCGTGTGAGAATATTACAGGCTATAAATCGAAAGAAATTATTGGAAATGAAAATGCACTCAAATTATTATACCCTGATACTGAGTTAAGAAAAAAGGTGAAGAAGCAGCTAGGAAACACTTCATCATCACTCTCAACTTGGGAATACCGTTTAACAACAAAGACTGGAGAGCAAAAAGATATTGCATGGACAGCTTTTAACGATTACGTTAAAGTTGAAGGTTGGAATGCTGTAGCAATAGGTTATGATTTAACCCCCCAGAAAATAAACGAGAGAATTCAGCAGGATTATCAGTATAAGTTAGAAGCATTAGCCCAAACTGCAACCGACCTAATTGGACTCCCAATTTCCGAAAGCATATATCATTATGTTGGAACTCAATTAGAAAAATTCTGCCCAACAGTAATTCATGTTGTGGTCTCCTTTGAATCCGAGAAAAATGTAATAAATATAGAAGGAATCTATGGGTTAGATATGAAAGCATGGTCTAACCTTCTTGAAATATTGGGTTGGAACCCTATTGGGCGAAGATTTCATATTTCAGAATATGCTTTGGAGTTTTTAACAAAACATGAACCATCAAGAATTAATAAGCCCCTTTACGAATTGTCTGATGGACAAATATCTTCTGCAGCAGCTCGAAGTATTGAAAAGTTCTTAAGGATTAGAGATATTTTTATTAATGGTTTTCTTAAGGAAAATATCTGTTATGGGGGAGTTATAAGTATAATATTAGAAAATTCAATAGCTATAGATCTATCCATAATAGAGGGAATTGTGAATCAGGCTTCAGCAGCTTTGAATCGTAAAGATCTAGAAAACAAGCTAATGTTAGCAAAAGAAAAAGCAGAAGTTTCTGATAAACAAAAATCTGCTTTCTTAGCAAATATGAGCCACGAGATCCGAACACCAATGAATGCAATAATCGGATTTTCTCAGCTTTTAGCCCTTCCAAACCTCTCCGATGAAAAGAAAAATCAGTTTATTGAGATTATTAATAATAAAGGGAACAATCTTGTTAAGTTAATCAACGATATTATTGATACCTCTAAAGTTGAATCAGGTCATCTAACTATTGTTTTTGCACCCTGCAATTTGAACAATCTATTAAAATATCTTCAGAAATTTTATAATAAAGAGAAGATATTTCAAAAGCGTGAGGAAATTGATATTAAAATAGTTGTACCTGATGGTTGCGATTCTCTTGACTTAGTTACCGATGAGGGTCGACTTGAGCAGATACTTACAAACTTAATTGGGAACGCATTAAAATATACCGAAAGGGGAGTTATAGAGTTTGGATATTCCTTAGATAACAACCAGATTACTTTTTTTGTAAAAGATACAGGCGTTGGAATCGATCCACAAATGCAAACCATGATATTTGAGCGTTTCCGTCAAGTTGAAGATGTAACTGATAAAAGATTTGGAGGAACTGGTTTAGGCTTATCAATATCAAAAGGGATTGTAAATTTACTAGGTGGTTCTATTTGGGTTGAATCAAAATTGGGTGTTGGAACAACATTTTACTTTACGTTACCACTTCAAATTTATCAAAATGTTGATATTAATAAGGAACTTCGAGTAATTGAAGGAAAAGAGCATCGCCCTGATTGGAGAAACAAAGTAATACTAATTGCGGAGGATGAAGAGGTTAATTACATTTTTATTAAGGAAATACTGAGCCTTACAGGAGCAATAATCCTTTGGGCAAAAGATGGCTCTCAAGCGGTTGATCTTGTAAATAAAATTAAAAAAATTGATCTAGTACTAATGGATATTAAAATGCCAGTCATGAATGGTTATGCGGCATCTATGGAAATTCGACAAATAAATCCAAAGTTGCCAATTATCGCCCAAACTGCTTACGCTTTTATTGAGGATCGTCAAAAGGCAGAAGCTGCGGGATGTAATGATTATCTAACAAAACCAATAAATAAAAATGAGCTTTACACAATTCTTGAAAAATATTTAGGCTCTTAAGTTTATGATATCTAGTGGTTTATATTAATCACCAATTAGATCGTTGACAGATTCTTCATGATTGTTACTAGAAACTCCACTATTTGTAATAGAAATTTTTCTATTAATCCTCGTAAATCTAGGAATTTGATTTACCCGACATTTGTTTATACTCTTCAAATTCCTTATTTTTTTTATTTAATTCGGCATTAATTTTCTCAATTTCAATATTTCGAGCATTTAAAGTTTCTTCTATTGTTTTTAGCTCTTCGAGTTGCTGACGAGTTTCTTCCTCATTTTGTTGCATGTTTCCTGTATGCTCCTTTAGCTGCTGTATGAGTAAAACATTGTGCTCATTCATCTTAACAGTATTCAGGTTATTGGCAACTATATATGCAACTTTAGTAACATACTCAAGTTCTACAGGTTTAATTTCTTTAAACGAGGCCAATTCAATTACCCCAAGAACACTCTTTTCAAAACACATTGGAGCAATAAGGAGGGACTTAGGAGCAGCACTTCCCAATCCTGAGTTAATAGCAAGATAATTATCAGGGATATTAGAAATTAGTTGCACCTCATTGTTCGTAAATGTTGCACCAATAAGACCGCTATTTGTTGGTATTATCGAACTCATGCTTTTTTGTTCCTTGCTTAATCCATAATCTGATATAATCTCAAGGTAAGGTTCTTCAGATGTATCAGTATTTAAAACGTATAGAGCTCCAATTTTTGCATCTAAATACTGAATCAATGTAATAAGCACATTCTTACATAATTCCTTGTAGTTATCTTTATCTTTTGATACTACTTCATTTATTTGTGCGATACCCACATTAATCCAATTAAGAGATTGCTCTTTTTCCTGATGTTTCATGAGTTCGTTGTGCTGCAATTGCAGTTCACTTGTTCTTTCCTCAATTCTACTTTCAAGACTTCCTTTTTCAAGAGTCAATTGAGCACTTAGTTCCTCATTTTCATTTATAGCATTCGCTGATTTATTATTAATTGTAATAGATTGTATTAGCATAAATGTTACTAAACCATAAGGAGCCACATAGGCAGTGCTTATAATTCCCATACTACTCAATACATCATTCATTGCAGTTGAGTACAGAATTAACATTCCTAGAAAAGTTGGGAGTGCGTATTTTCTTTTTCGAATTGAAGCTACTAGTAAAACGCGAAGAATTATGTATAGACCAAAAACAAGAACATAAAGTTCAAAGAAAATTCGAATTTTGCCATAAACAATTGCAGGTGTTGTAATTACTAGAAGCGTTATTATTAAGCCTATGTATAAAAATATATCTCTAGCGATTTTAGGAAAATCGTCTTTAAATAATAGGTAAGCAAATAGACCAAAAAGAGGGATAGTACCAAAACCTGAAAAATTATCAAGTTTCATTAAAAGTTCCCAATTGATATTTGGGAAGACATAAGTGATAATCCTATCACCAGTTGATATGTTTCTTAGAAACATAACTAGACAGGTAATCCCAAAGTATAAATTTGAGCGATCGTCTTTTCTGAAGAAATATAGGGTTAGGTAGTTAATCCCAATAATAATAATAATCCCGATTATGACTAGATTTAGAATGTCCATCCACCGACTTTCGGTTAGAATATTATTATAAGTGCTAAAATAGATTGGAGAATGTAACCCTGCTCTTTGATGGGAGAAGTTCGAAACCTGAATAATAATTTCAATAGTATCGGTTGGACCATCGGCAGGGTCCATTATAAATGGTATATTTTGATATTTAAATGCAGGTTCACTGCTTTCTTTTGTTTTTCCAACCTTTCCAACATTAGTTAATAGTTTACCATTTACCCAAAGGTTATAACTTGTAAAAATTGTTGAAATATTTAAACCATATATTTTTTTATCCTTATCGGGCTTCTTATGAATAATTAATCGGTATGTAGCATAACCAGCGCAAGGAAGTTTTTGGCCGTTTATTTTATATGTAGCCCATGATTTAGGGACTTTTACAAACTCAGGTTTAGAAATCTGACTTATGTCTTTAAAGTCTTTAGGTTCATAAAGTTGATTCCAATAAAATTCCCAGTTACCTTGAAGTTTAATGGTGTTGCTTTCTAAAACATTGTTTAATCCAAGTTCAAGAATACCGTTTGCTACAACAAAATTATTGTTGGTTTTTGCAAATGCACTGGTACCTAAAGAAATAATGAGGAGTATTCCTAAGAATTTTTTATACATAACTCACCTTTTGAAAATTTATCTAAAACTACTTTTTTTATTTTAATTGTAGAAATACTGAAAGCAATTTTTGAAAATTTAGTATAATTCTGTTCATATTTATAATTTAGCACAATCATAAATTTAAAATTAATTATACGATATGAACAAAATTATTATTCTAGGTGCCGGAATGGTAGGTAAAGCCATGGCAATTGATTTATCAAAAAAACATAATGTTACCTCTGCCGATATTGATAAATCTTCGCTTGAATTTCTTTCCAAAAATTATAATATCAAAACTGTTGTACTTGATGTAAATAATGACGAAGATGTAAAATCAGCTATTAAAGATTTTGACTTAGTAATTTCTGCGGTTCCAGGTTTTCTAGGCTTAAAAACCATGACTAATGTTATAAAGTGTAACAAAAATCTTGTTGATATATCCTTTTTACCCGAAGATGTAATGCACTTGAATAGCTTAGCAAAGGAGCATAATGTTTCGGTTGTAATGGATTGCGGTGTAGCACCGGGTATGCCTAATTTTATTGTGGGTTATCATAATGAATCGATGAAAGTTGAGAGTATGGAATATATGGTTGGGGGATTACCGAAAACTAGAACATTTCCCTTCGAATATAAAGCACCATTTTCACCTTGTGATGTAATAGAAGAATATACTAGGCCTGCTAGATATATGGAGAATGGGCATGTGGTGGTTAAACCCGCAATGAGCGATACTGAGTTTATTGATTTTCCTACTGTTGGAACACTAGAGGCCTTTAACTCTGATGGCCTTAGATCCCTTGTATATACGCTAAATAATATTCCAAATATGAAGGAGAAGACTTTACGTTATCCTGGACATATTAAACTGATTCAAGCATTTAAGGCAGCAGGTTTTTTTAGTAAGCAGCCAGTTAGTTTTAATGGACAATCGATTGTACCATTTGATTTTACAACCAAACTTATATTTGATGCATGGAAACTAGGGCCTGAAGAACCTGAATTCACTGTTATGAGGGTAATTATTCAGGGAATTGAAAATGGATTGCGAAAAGAGATAATTTATGATCTTTTTGATGAATATGATCCTAAGGAAAAGCTCTCTTCAATGGCACGGACAACTGGCTTTACAGCAACTGCCACTGCCGAGATGATACTCGAAGGAAAATTCTCTGATAAAGGGGTTTTTCCACCTGAACTAGTTGGTAAGAAGCCGGAATGTTTTAACTATATATTAAAGTATTTGAGTGAAAGGAATATTCAATACAATAAAAAGGAAAGAGTTATTCAATAATTGCTTCATAAAGTGCTAATGAGATAATTTTTCAGATTTCTTCTGAAATCATAACCATATTTTTCATTAGCACTTTACTATTTTTTATAAAACATCTCCTGATGCAGTACAAAAAGGCGCATTTAGTGATATAAAACTATTGCTATCTATAGCAGTTGCTTAAAACACCTTCAATTTTAATAGTTTAAAGAAAAACCCACAAAAGGGTGATTAAAATCATCGAAGTTGTGCAAATCTTGACTAGACCCTTGTGATACCTTAGAGCATTTTACTTTACTTTTATAATATCTTTCTGGTTCTAATTTTCATTTTAAGGTTAATTTTTTTAATATTAAATTTAATAGGTTGATATTTAATTAAATAGATTAATGTATCAACAAAATAATTGACTATCTACCTGTCGCTCGGAGTATGTAGTATTATAATTATTCTAAATGATAATTAAATGTAAAATACTAGTTACTATAATTTTAACATCGAAAGCATTTTTGTTGGCTGTCATTCTACAATTATTAAACCCTACCGAATTATTCGCTCAATTATCAGATTCAAAAATAAAAACAGTTTACGCCTATCAGTTTGTTCAAAATATAGAATGGCCTGATGAGCAGGCGATTGATAGTTTTAGCATCGTAGTTTTTGCTAATAATCCTGCATTGATTCAGGACTTTAAGGAAATTTCGAGAACAAAAACCCTTAAGAGTAAACCAATAAGTATTAAGGTAATAAATGATATATCGCAGATTATCAAACCTTTTCCCAAAGTAATTTACGTTGAGAAAAACTTTAACCAAAATCTCATAAAATTACTCAGAATAATTGAAAATTCTCCAGTGCTTGTAATAACTGAAGAATATGATATTAAAGACTTAGTAATGATTAATTTATTCTATGTAGACAAGAATGCTAGATTAGAATTTGAAGTGAATAAAAACTCAATTGAAGCGCAACATAGCCTAAGAATTCTTCCCAAACTACTTCTCCTTGGTGGCTCAAAAGTAGATGTTGCTCTACTATATAAAAAGCAGGAAGAATTATTAGAAAATGCGTATGAGAAAGTTAAAAAATTTCAACTTGAAATTGATAGCCAACAAAAATTGATTGATTTTCAGCATAAAGAGATCGATGAGCAAAAGAAGGCAATAGAGGTTCAGAAAATCGAAATAGAGAACCAACAATTTAGAATCAATTCACAGAAAAATAGTCTTGATACTCTGATAAATGAGGTTGAGAATCAAAGGCAAATGATATCAGTGAATCTTATTATTTTAAAAGAACATCAAAAAGAGATTGAACAGCAGCAAAAGCAGAAAATAATTGAGAATGAGGAGATGGTTAAAAGAAATGAAGTTCTGGGAAAACAAAAAATAGAAATACAAAACCAACAACAGAAAATTGATAGTCAGGGTAATATATTAGATTTACAACAGAAAAGAATTCAAACTCAAAAATGGTTTTTATTTCTTTCATTTGCTGTTGTATTCCTCACCTTTTTTCTAATTTATTTTATTTATAGAGGGTATAAGAGTAAACAAAATG
This DNA window, taken from Bacteroidales bacterium, encodes the following:
- a CDS encoding PAS domain-containing protein, yielding MALEKHNKRDENLSILEFLEEAQMLIRGGFWYWDISKPAIEYSNQVFNHLGFKLKNSYTSIAKVFQLIHPNDRNLVEIAVKDLIDGKAESKEIEFRAKIEDGSWKAFLVRAAIASKDNNGKPKVIVGSIIDISHQKELLQKIELSERRLKKTQRIAHIGSWESKPLEGSDYWSKETYKIFGFKKGSVKPSIQLIAPYINSDDLLALNKKFDDIKRSTDRNLFNSIFRYIGPDQVEKNLQITVEVDRDIANNLVKWHGVVYDITTNIKYERKLKEDKENLMSLVKNLPAMVYAIDHNNSIVFWNKACENITGYKSKEIIGNENALKLLYPDTELRKKVKKQLGNTSSSLSTWEYRLTTKTGEQKDIAWTAFNDYVKVEGWNAVAIGYDLTPQKINERIQQDYQYKLEALAQTATDLIGLPISESIYHYVGTQLEKFCPTVIHVVVSFESEKNVINIEGIYGLDMKAWSNLLEILGWNPIGRRFHISEYALEFLTKHEPSRINKPLYELSDGQISSAAARSIEKFLRIRDIFINGFLKENICYGGVISIILENSIAIDLSIIEGIVNQASAALNRKDLENKLMLAKEKAEVSDKQKSAFLANMSHEIRTPMNAIIGFSQLLALPNLSDEKKNQFIEIINNKGNNLVKLINDIIDTSKVESGHLTIVFAPCNLNNLLKYLQKFYNKEKIFQKREEIDIKIVVPDGCDSLDLVTDEGRLEQILTNLIGNALKYTERGVIEFGYSLDNNQITFFVKDTGVGIDPQMQTMIFERFRQVEDVTDKRFGGTGLGLSISKGIVNLLGGSIWVESKLGVGTTFYFTLPLQIYQNVDINKELRVIEGKEHRPDWRNKVILIAEDEEVNYIFIKEILSLTGAIILWAKDGSQAVDLVNKIKKIDLVLMDIKMPVMNGYAASMEIRQINPKLPIIAQTAYAFIEDRQKAEAAGCNDYLTKPINKNELYTILEKYLGS
- a CDS encoding cysteine desulfurase encodes the protein MKIYLDYNATTPIDKEVAQTMQPYLYGYFGNPSSAHSFGKETKRAVENARVQVATAINCKPNEIIFTSGGTESNNYSIKGFAFANEHKGNHIITSTIEHPAVIEVCKYLGKRGFQISYIPVDEFGLLQLDELEKAITPKTILISVMHANNEIGTIQPISKIAEIARKFNIVFHTDAAQSLGKCAVDVKEMGVDLLSIAGHKLHAPKGIGALYIRNGLVLEKLIHGADHEQNKRAGTENVLEIVGLGKACEIAHCDLSKNMEHLKKMRDLLHNQLLNKLTEIKLNGHSQLRLPNTLNLSFKGLEANILLNELELKGIAASAGAACHTDSIKLSSVLTAIKLDTDFAMGTIRFSVGRQTTVAEINQASEIIVDIVKRLRSS
- a CDS encoding GAF domain-containing protein produces the protein MYKKFLGILLIISLGTSAFAKTNNNFVVANGILELGLNNVLESNTIKLQGNWEFYWNQLYEPKDFKDISQISKPEFVKVPKSWATYKINGQKLPCAGYATYRLIIHKKPDKDKKIYGLNISTIFTSYNLWVNGKLLTNVGKVGKTKESSEPAFKYQNIPFIMDPADGPTDTIEIIIQVSNFSHQRAGLHSPIYFSTYNNILTESRWMDILNLVIIGIIIIIGINYLTLYFFRKDDRSNLYFGITCLVMFLRNISTGDRIITYVFPNINWELLMKLDNFSGFGTIPLFGLFAYLLFKDDFPKIARDIFLYIGLIITLLVITTPAIVYGKIRIFFELYVLVFGLYIILRVLLVASIRKRKYALPTFLGMLILYSTAMNDVLSSMGIISTAYVAPYGLVTFMLIQSITINNKSANAINENEELSAQLTLEKGSLESRIEERTSELQLQHNELMKHQEKEQSLNWINVGIAQINEVVSKDKDNYKELCKNVLITLIQYLDAKIGALYVLNTDTSEEPYLEIISDYGLSKEQKSMSSIIPTNSGLIGATFTNNEVQLISNIPDNYLAINSGLGSAAPKSLLIAPMCFEKSVLGVIELASFKEIKPVELEYVTKVAYIVANNLNTVKMNEHNVLLIQQLKEHTGNMQQNEEETRQQLEELKTIEETLNARNIEIEKINAELNKKNKEFEEYKQMSGKSNS
- a CDS encoding NAD(P)H-binding protein; this translates as MNKIIILGAGMVGKAMAIDLSKKHNVTSADIDKSSLEFLSKNYNIKTVVLDVNNDEDVKSAIKDFDLVISAVPGFLGLKTMTNVIKCNKNLVDISFLPEDVMHLNSLAKEHNVSVVMDCGVAPGMPNFIVGYHNESMKVESMEYMVGGLPKTRTFPFEYKAPFSPCDVIEEYTRPARYMENGHVVVKPAMSDTEFIDFPTVGTLEAFNSDGLRSLVYTLNNIPNMKEKTLRYPGHIKLIQAFKAAGFFSKQPVSFNGQSIVPFDFTTKLIFDAWKLGPEEPEFTVMRVIIQGIENGLRKEIIYDLFDEYDPKEKLSSMARTTGFTATATAEMILEGKFSDKGVFPPELVGKKPECFNYILKYLSERNIQYNKKERVIQ
- a CDS encoding DUF4154 domain-containing protein, giving the protein MIIKCKILVTIILTSKAFLLAVILQLLNPTELFAQLSDSKIKTVYAYQFVQNIEWPDEQAIDSFSIVVFANNPALIQDFKEISRTKTLKSKPISIKVINDISQIIKPFPKVIYVEKNFNQNLIKLLRIIENSPVLVITEEYDIKDLVMINLFYVDKNARLEFEVNKNSIEAQHSLRILPKLLLLGGSKVDVALLYKKQEELLENAYEKVKKFQLEIDSQQKLIDFQHKEIDEQKKAIEVQKIEIENQQFRINSQKNSLDTLINEVENQRQMISVNLIILKEHQKEIEQQQKQKIIENEEMVKRNEVLGKQKIEIQNQQQKIDSQGNILDLQQKRIQTQKWFLFLSFAVVFLTFFLIYFIYRGYKSKQNANKLLEESNISIQHKNEEIEAYNEELKVTNDELNFQKEEIFAQKEEILAQKDKLQLANATKDKFFGIIAHDLRNPFNLLLGLSEILVDQINASNHDKSIEISEKINQTSSVAFDLLENLLTWSRSQTGQTLFYPSNLNVKDAIDTNILLLKSSAESKGIHLSSVLTDNLYVRADKNMLLTILRNLLTNAIKFSRNSDKIFVKAEENDDCITIHVSDTGVGLDKHVIEKLFKVNENVKTDGTANERGTGLGLILCKEFIDWHQGKIWVESKKGIGSRFSFTLPKVKE